Genomic segment of Paenibacillus sp. FSL R5-0912:
AAGACTTACAGCTGTAGTGAGCTTGTACGGACGGAGGAGAAGCATCAGTTGAGGTACTCCCTGAAGGGCTGCGAGGGGGATATGGGGGATGGAGATTTACTTATCGTCAGCTTCGATCTGAGCTCGCAGGATAAATTTGAGTTTGTGCTCAAATACGGGTTTAATCACAGGAATGAGATCAATACGGTGAATCAGTCCCTGGTAAAAGATATGCTGAACGGTACTGCCAGCGAAATCAGCGATTTCTCCCTGCCGCAGGCAGACCGGCAGAGCATCTACCGGAAGCTGGTGTTGGCCAATTACCTTGTGGAGAAGCAGCTTAGTACAAGCTGCAACCTCAAGCCTTATGAGAGCTATGATCTGACGGTGATGATCAATAGTGCCGAGCGGCATTATGCCTGGAGCGAATGTGATACCGGCAGGGATGGCAAGACCATGACGGAGGCCGCAGATTACATTATCGGGCTTGTAGAGGCCGGGGATAGTTACTTACAGCTGCCTGCTGCTACAGGCGGCGTCAAATAGAATTACAGGAGGTTCATTATGCTGCAGCGGGTGCTGCTGATTGAGGACGATGAGGCAATCAGCGAAATGGTAGGTTCATATTTGACTAAAGAGGGCTACGAGGTGGAGACAGCATTTGACGGGGAGGTGGCGGTGAAGAAATTTCTGGGCGGTCCGCCATATGATCTGGTACTGCTGGATCTGATGCTGCCGAAGCGCAGCGGCACGGATGTGCTGCAGATGATCCGCAGCGGGAGCCTTGTGCCGGTGCTGATTATGTCAGCGAAGGACAGTGATGTAGATAAGGCGCTGGGGCTTGGCTTCGGCGCGGATGATTATATCACCAAGCCGTTCTCGATGATTGAGCTGGCCGCGCGGGTGAAGGCGGCGATCCGGCGGGCCGGGTACGCAGCGCAAGGGAGCCAGGCTGCCGCCGGCAACCTGACGCAGACCGGAGAGGAGCCGAAGCCGCCGAAGTCCAAAGTGATCGAACTGCAGGGGCTAACGGTCGATCTGGACAACTTCTCGGCGCGGAAGAACGGGGAAGAAGTGAAGCTGACCGCCAAGGAATTCCATATCCTGAAGCTGTTCGTGAGCAGCCCGGGACGGGTGTTCACGAAGGCGCAGATTTACAGTCTGGTCTGGGAGGATGATTACTTCGGGGATGAGAATGTAATCAATGTACATATGCGCAGACTGCGCGAGAAGATTGAGGATGATCCTTCCCATCCGGAATATATCCGAACGCTGTGGGGCATCGGCTATAAGCTCGGAGATATGCAGCAATGACAGCCTTGTTCATTATCATCATTGCTCTGCTTCTGCTGGTCCTTGTCCTGCAAGTAATGAATTCGCGGCAGCACGCACGCCAGTTGAAATATATTCATACCAAGCTGGAGAGCATTGTGGAGCGCGGCTCGCATGAACGGCTGCTTCTGATGAGCAGCAGTCTGGAGCTGCAAATCCTGCTGACCGATCTGAACCGGCTGCTGGATGTCAATCATAAGGGAGCCGTAGAACGGGCCAGGCTGGAGAAGTCTATGCGCAGTATGCTGGCTAACATCTCCCATGACCTGAAGACCCCGCTGACAGTGGTGCTAGGGTATATTGAGACCCTGCTGCATGATAAAGACATGCCAGCGGAAGAGCAGGAACGTATTCTGCGCACCATACATTCCAAAGCGGGGGAAGTCATCACGCTGATGAACCGTTTCTTTGATCTGGCCAAGCTGGAGTCGGGGGACCGGGATATCCCGCTGTCACGTGTGGAGCTGGGTGAGGTCTGCCGCAGGAATATTCTTGTGTTCTACGATATTCTGAGTGCCAAAGGTGCCGACGTGCAGATCGAGATACCGGATGAGCCGCTCTATATGATGGGCAACGATGATGCACTGGACCGGGTGTTGTCCAATCTGTTGTCGAATGCGATTGCCTACGGCGAGGCCGGCGGGGTACTGGGGCTGAAGCTGTACAGCACTGCCGGTCAGGTGTTCATAGAAGTATGGGACCGGGGCAAAGGCATTGCCGAAGGCCATGAGGACAAGGTGTTCGAGCGGCTCTACACCCTGGAGGATTCGCGCAACCGTGACTACCAGGGCAGCGGCCTGGGGCTGACCATCACCAAGCGGCTCACCGAGCAGATGAACGGCCGTATTTCCTTAAGCAGCAAGCCGTATGTCCGGACGGCATTTACGCTTTCTTTTCAGCGGCTGACCTTCTGAATTCCGGTTCTGGCGGGGCGGTCCGCGTATTCTGACGCAGCTTAAGATTTACGTAAGATTCAAGTAATAAAAAAGCAAACTCCGCCCTGTAGAATAAATACCAGGAAGACAAAGAAGAAGTCAAAGGGGATAACGGACATGACAACCATACTCCGGACATGGGATTTAACCAAAGTCTATGAGGAGAAGGAAATCGTACGCAGCGTGAATATGGAGATCAGGCAGGGTGAAATTTACGGGTTCCTGGGACCCAACGGTGCCGGCAAAACTACGGTGATGAAAATGATCACGAATCTGGTGAAGCCGACGGCGGGCGAGATTGAATTTTTCGGCGAGAAGATGACTCACCGCTCTTACGAAATGCTGAAGCGGATGGGCAGCATCATTGAATATCCGGTGTTCTACGACAAGCTGAGTGCCCGCGAGAATCTGGCGCTGCATGGCGAGTATATGGGATATTATGATCCCCAAGCGATGAAGGAAGCACTGGAGCTGGTGAAGCTGAGTGCCGTGGACAAGAAACCTGTGAAGCAATTCTCCCTGGGGATGAAGCAGCGGCTGGGCATTGCCAGAGCGGTGATGACCAAGCCGGAGCTGCTCATTCTGGATGAACCGATCAATGGGCTGGACCCGCTCGGCATCAAGGAACTGCGCGAGGTGTTCCGCATGCTGAGCCAGGAGTACGGCATGACACTGCTGATCTCCAGTCATATTCTGGGAGAGATCGAACAGATTGCCGACACCATCGGCGTGATCCGTGAAGGAGTACTGGTGGAACAATTGGCGATGGATACGATCCGTAACCAGAATACACAATACATTGAACTGATTACTGGCGAGTGCACGAAGGCTGTCTATATCCTGGAGCATAAGCTGGGCTTGACGAACTACAAAGTGCTCGACCCGCGCACGATACGCATTTACGACGAGATTCCGCAGCTGGAGCTGAGTAAGGCACTGGCTGAAGCCAATGTGGAGCTGGAGAGTATGAGCAAGAAGCATCATTCGCTGGAAGATCACTTCGTAGAACTGATAGGAGGTGCCCGCAATGCTTAAGCTGATTCGTTTGGAGCTGCGTAAGAACAAATTCAATTTTCTCAAAAGTGTGCTGATTGCCGATCTCGCCATTCTGGGCTTCATGGTTCTTATCGCCTTTACATCGCTTAACGAAGGGGAATTCAGCACGTATACGGATTTATTCGACGGAGTGTTCGTTTTTGTAAAAGCGACCTTTATCATCTTTGCCTCTGTCCTGATCAGCAAGCTGGTGATCGACGAGTACAAGAACAATACCATCACTGTGCTGTTCATGTACCCGGTTCCGCGCAAAATGCTGCTGGCTGCAAAGTTAATCATTGTGTTTCTGTTTACCTTCCTCAGTATTTTCCTGTCTGATGCTGTAATCAGCGGCATTCTTACCGGGATTGATTATTTCGTGCCTGACGTGATTCAGGGAACACTGACACAGGAGCTGATCACTACCCAGCTGATGAAGGCCGGGACGGATGCACTCTACGCTGCAGGCATTGCACTGATTCCGTTATACTTCGGGATGCGCCGCAAATCCGTACCGGCTACCATTGTCTCCGCCGTTCTGATTGTCATGCTGATCTCGTCCGGCTTCGGGAACGGGGGCTTCCGGATGGGCAATCTGATCTGGATTTCGCTCTCTCTGGCGCTGGTGGGAGTGGGGATAGCGTACCTGTCGATCCGGAATATTGAGCATCAGGATGTGGCTTAGCAAGAAAGGCAGACCTGCTGTTACCGGCAGAACGGGTGCTGTCCCTCACGGGATGGCACTGTTTTTTTGTTTACTCAGCCGTCTCAGATTGCGATGTTTTGTGGCGACCAATAGCGGTTTTTTTGTTATAATAGTAAGTAATTCAGAGATTTCTACATAAATAGAGTTTCTTCGCAATCTATGGTCCTATAATATAGCAGGAATGAAGCAGCAGAGGAGGCGGGCCATGCGTACAGATTGGGCTTCTATCCTGGGCCGGGCACTTTCTGAAGAAAGTGCTTTTAGAGCGTTGTTCGATCATCATCCGGATCTCATTATCGTGCTGGACAGACAGGGGCGTTATGCCGACAGCAACCGTACCTTAAGTGCAGAGGACGCAGCCAGGCTGATCGAATGCCGGATGCATCCTCCCGGGGAGGCCTATTTCGCATCTGCTCTGGCCGGTATTACATCCAGCTTCGAATTAATTATGGAAGCGGCAGAAGTAAGCGGAGCAAAAGCAGGGGATTCCGGGGGTAATGCTGTTTCTGTAAGGTATGTGCCGCTTCATACAGAGGAAGGTATTGCCGGTGTATTTGCCATCGTTCATGATACCGGGGACCGGCCGCTCTCTCTGCTGCTGCAAAGCTGGGAACGCATGAGCAGGCGGGATTCGTCCGGTGCGGAACGTATAGGGCTTGAGGGAGCGGACTTTCCTCCCCTGACGGACGATGAGCTGGCCGGGGAAGCACTGCCGCTTTCGGAGTTTGTTTTTGAGATGGCGGAAGATAGACGGCTTAGTCTGATTCTGAATTCCGTCTCTGCCGGAATCTTCGGACTGGATACGCTGGGGCGGACGATCTTTATCAACCGTGAAGGGGCCGAAATGCTGGGCTATGAGCCGTCAGAGCTGGCCGGACTGCCGATGATGGAAATGATTCACTATATCGGCGGGAGTGCAGCCCGGCATTCACCGCTGGAATGTCCGATCCGGCTCACCATTCAAGATGGCGTTACCCGCAGCAAAGCGGATGAAATCTTCTGGCGTAAGGACGGGACCAGCTTCTTCGTGAACTACCGGATTGCTCCGCTGCTGGATAAAGGCATGATCTGCGGTGTGGTCGTCTCCTTCAGTGATATAACGAACGAACGGGAGATTCTCCGGGCCAAGGAATCGGCTGAGCAGGCTGCGCAGGCCAAGTCTGATTTCCTGGCGATGATGAGCCATGAGATCCGCACCCCGATGAACGGTATGATCGGGATGGCAGATCTGCTGCTGGAAACAAATCTGGAGGAAGAGCAGCGCAGTTATACCGAGATTCTGCGCAGCAGCAGCTACAGTCTGCTGCAGATCCTCAATGATATTCTCGATTTCAGCAAGATGGAAGCCGGCAAAATGCCGCTGCAATCGGAGAGCTTCGACCTGCGCGAGATGCTGGAGGGTATCATTGATCTGTTCACTCCCAAGGCAGAGGAGAAGAAGCTCGCCCTGCGCTGGTGGGCGGATACCAGCGTGCCGGATATTGTCACGACCGATCCGAGCCGCTTGCGGCAGATTATCGTCAATCTGGTCGGCAACGCACTTAAATTCACCGATCAGGGCAGTGTGACCCTCTCGGTGAAGAATATTCCGCTGCCGGCCTCGCCGGAATACCTGCTGGAGTTCTCTGTCCGTGATACAGGGGTAGGTATTGCTGACAGCAAGCTGAATCTGCTGTTCCAGTCCTTCTCCCAGCTGCATCCGTCCATTAACCGTAAATATGGCGGCACCGGACTAGGCCTTGCGATCTGCAAGCAGCTGGTGGAGCTGATGGGCGGAACGATCTTCGTGGAGAGCGAAGAGAACCGGGGATCGATCTTCCGGTTCATGCTTCCTTTTGTGAAGGAAGAGGTTGAAGCGGAAGTATACCAGCCCTAATATAACAAACAGCAAGTCTCCGTCAGGAGACTTGCTGTTTCTGTTTGCGGCTGCTATTAGCAGCTGTATAGGTAATTGCTTCACCAGCTGATCCTGCCTTTGGGTGAGACTGCCTGCTATCCTGATGTTTCAGGATACAGCGGGTTCGGCTGCCCCGCAATATGATCCGCAATCAGCGTGTAGAACTCAGGGAATCTCGGGTCCCCTGGACTCCTGATTTCTTCAAAGGTGCGGATATATAGCCCCTGGGAGGCTACTGAAGTGATAATATCGCCTACAGTCCAGCCCCGTGTCACCACTTGGGCTAACCCGGACCGTTCCTCTTCGGGAAGCAGCTTGGCAAAGGCAACCTCACCTTCCCTGAGTGTATCGTCAAAATAATTACCCGTAGGATGCTGAAGATTCCGGGTTGTCATCCATGCCCTGGCGAACGGATGGAAATCCGTCAGTATGAGCCTGCCGTTTGCCGTTAACCTTCTGCTGACCAAAGAAAATATAGCATTTAAATCCGTAAAGTAATGCAAAATCCCAAACTCCATCAGGACAACATCGAAGGTTCCCAGGGCTTCCTCGCCGGGGATATTTAAGACGTCTGCACAGATGTAGTTCAGTGTAACCCCCGCCGCTGCCGCTACTTCACTGGCATACAGCCGGTTCTCTTCGGATAGATCCACGACAGTAACCTCAGCACCCAGCAAAGCGAAACAATTCGCCTTCATCCCGTGAGAGCCTAGCAGGTTCAGCACCTTCAATCCTGACGGGTTGCCTAGGTACTTCAGCCAATGCCGCAACGGTTGCCTTGGGTCCTGCTTCAATCGCCCGGCCAGCTCATCAGGTGATCCATGATGCTGTGTCCAGGCCTGGTATGCCTTCGTTTCCCAAGCTGTCTTATTCGCACGTGCCATCTGCTCCTGCATCGTATACCCCCTTGATAAATATTGGGAATCGCCCTTTCTGATCTTACTATACTGTATTTACTATGCAACAAAAAACGAATCCTTATCTGCATAAGCTGCAGACATTGGATTCGTCAATGGTAGCGCCTGATCATTCTAGTGCATATACATAAGACCAACTGTAGCCGGCCCGCAGTGGCTGCCGATGACACAGCCGGCGTGAATGACAGCAATTTCATTCACACCTGTCTGCTCACGCAGTGCCGTTTCCAAATACTTGGCATCCTCTTCGGCCAGGGTATGGGCAACAATGAGCAGTTCCTTGTCCATATCGGCAGCATTCGCAAGCGCATGCTGCAGCATTTGCTCTACGGCCTTCTCCTTCTTGCCGCGGATTCTGGCTACGGGTACAATCGCCCCATCCACCAGCCGCAGTACAGGCCGGATCTTCAGCAGGCTGCCGATAAAGTTCTGCATGCCTGAGCAGCGTCCGCCCATATATAAGTAATCCAGCGTATCGACGACAAACTCGGATTCCACCCGTTCACGGGAGGTTTCGATCATAGCTGCGATGTCGGCCGCACTGTGGCCTTTGGCTGCGGCGCGGGCGGCCTTCATGACCAGCAAGGCGATCCCGCCGCATAACGTCTGGGAATCCACAACATGTACCCGGCCATCAGGGAACTCGCCTGCGGCCAGCAGGGCATTCTGATATGTAGAGGATAAAGAAGAAGAAAGACTGATATAGACGATATCTCCACCGCTACTCACGACTGGCTGAAAAGCGGCAATGAAATCAGCCGGGGAAGGGGCTGCCGTCTTGGGCAGTGCACCACCCGCGGCGACACGGCGGTACACTTCTTCGGGTGTAATCTCTACACCATCCTTGAAGGTACCGTCTTCAAAAACTACATATAACGGGACAATGCCGATATCATACGTTTCCTTCCAGCCTTGCGGCAAATCGGAAGTGCTGTCTGAAAAGATTTTTACGATAGACATGAATATCTCCTTCACCGATCTTGGATGACAATACTCAATATTAAGACCCTATAATCTGTTTATTATACCAAGCCTGCTTCGAATCTCAAAATAAAAAATGCTAGCTTGTGAGGCTGGCCGGTTATGCCGCTTCTTCATCCGCCTGAGAGCTGACTGTGCACATGCAAAAAAGCTTCACCGTCCTTGCAGGGACAGTGAAGCCATTTCCGGTATAGCGAAGAAGTTCATTCTTTATTTCTTCATTACTGGAATCCATATTTCGCAGACATAATCCCCGGCCGAGGTATCGCCTGGAGGATACAGCTCGAATTCGGGTCCGCCTGTATGCTCGTAGCCCGTTCCCGGGAACCATTCCTGGAAAATGCGCTGCCAGACCCCTTGAATCGCATCAGGCATAGCTCCTACGGATTTGAATACCGCCCAGGTCGCAGCCGGAACCACTGCAGTCTCATACCCCTGGGGATCCGCCCCTGGCGGGCTTTCCACAGCAATCCAGTAAGTCAGCATTTCCTTCTGCATGTCCATGCACATACAGATGCCGAGCCATTCTTCGCGTAAGCCGAACTCAATCAGCTTATCTGATGTGCCGTCATCATTACATTCATCCCAAAACTGCGGAATTCTGCGGAAATTCTCCCCATCCTTGGTGGTAACCTCCATTGATTTGCCGATAACGGTAAAAGCTTCTTTATTCACGATTTTGTAATCCATTTCCTGATCTCCCTTCAATGACAGATGGAAAGAGAGGCGCGGGAAGGCTTTGAGCTGTACCCCAGGCTCGCGTGCGGCAGAGGGGGTAAGCCCATGCGCTTTGCGGAACGCTTTGGCGAATGACTCCGGAGAGTCATATCCGTATTTGAGTGCGACATCCAGCACCCGGATGTTTGAAATGGCCAGCTCTTGAGCGGCCAGAGTCAATCTGCGTTTGCGGATATAGTCTGCTACGGTGACGCCGGTCAGCATGCTGAACATGCGCTGGAAGTGGAAAGGGGAGACATAGGCCACTGCGGCAATCTCTTCGATCCGCAGCGGTCCGGTCATTCTGCTCTCCATATAATCCAGCGCGTTCTTCATTCGGATCAGCCATTCCATGTTTGCCATCTCCCTTTAAGTTCATATTATCACGCGGCCTACGGTCCGGTCCTGTTATTCTCTGCTCATCTGAGACA
This window contains:
- a CDS encoding sensor histidine kinase, which translates into the protein MTALFIIIIALLLLVLVLQVMNSRQHARQLKYIHTKLESIVERGSHERLLLMSSSLELQILLTDLNRLLDVNHKGAVERARLEKSMRSMLANISHDLKTPLTVVLGYIETLLHDKDMPAEEQERILRTIHSKAGEVITLMNRFFDLAKLESGDRDIPLSRVELGEVCRRNILVFYDILSAKGADVQIEIPDEPLYMMGNDDALDRVLSNLLSNAIAYGEAGGVLGLKLYSTAGQVFIEVWDRGKGIAEGHEDKVFERLYTLEDSRNRDYQGSGLGLTITKRLTEQMNGRISLSSKPYVRTAFTLSFQRLTF
- a CDS encoding class I SAM-dependent methyltransferase, which gives rise to MQEQMARANKTAWETKAYQAWTQHHGSPDELAGRLKQDPRQPLRHWLKYLGNPSGLKVLNLLGSHGMKANCFALLGAEVTVVDLSEENRLYASEVAAAAGVTLNYICADVLNIPGEEALGTFDVVLMEFGILHYFTDLNAIFSLVSRRLTANGRLILTDFHPFARAWMTTRNLQHPTGNYFDDTLREGEVAFAKLLPEEERSGLAQVVTRGWTVGDIITSVASQGLYIRTFEEIRSPGDPRFPEFYTLIADHIAGQPNPLYPETSG
- a CDS encoding DegV family protein encodes the protein MSIVKIFSDSTSDLPQGWKETYDIGIVPLYVVFEDGTFKDGVEITPEEVYRRVAAGGALPKTAAPSPADFIAAFQPVVSSGGDIVYISLSSSLSSTYQNALLAAGEFPDGRVHVVDSQTLCGGIALLVMKAARAAAKGHSAADIAAMIETSRERVESEFVVDTLDYLYMGGRCSGMQNFIGSLLKIRPVLRLVDGAIVPVARIRGKKEKAVEQMLQHALANAADMDKELLIVAHTLAEEDAKYLETALREQTGVNEIAVIHAGCVIGSHCGPATVGLMYMH
- a CDS encoding ABC transporter ATP-binding protein; protein product: MTTILRTWDLTKVYEEKEIVRSVNMEIRQGEIYGFLGPNGAGKTTVMKMITNLVKPTAGEIEFFGEKMTHRSYEMLKRMGSIIEYPVFYDKLSARENLALHGEYMGYYDPQAMKEALELVKLSAVDKKPVKQFSLGMKQRLGIARAVMTKPELLILDEPINGLDPLGIKELREVFRMLSQEYGMTLLISSHILGEIEQIADTIGVIREGVLVEQLAMDTIRNQNTQYIELITGECTKAVYILEHKLGLTNYKVLDPRTIRIYDEIPQLELSKALAEANVELESMSKKHHSLEDHFVELIGGARNA
- a CDS encoding hybrid sensor histidine kinase/response regulator, which gives rise to MRTDWASILGRALSEESAFRALFDHHPDLIIVLDRQGRYADSNRTLSAEDAARLIECRMHPPGEAYFASALAGITSSFELIMEAAEVSGAKAGDSGGNAVSVRYVPLHTEEGIAGVFAIVHDTGDRPLSLLLQSWERMSRRDSSGAERIGLEGADFPPLTDDELAGEALPLSEFVFEMAEDRRLSLILNSVSAGIFGLDTLGRTIFINREGAEMLGYEPSELAGLPMMEMIHYIGGSAARHSPLECPIRLTIQDGVTRSKADEIFWRKDGTSFFVNYRIAPLLDKGMICGVVVSFSDITNEREILRAKESAEQAAQAKSDFLAMMSHEIRTPMNGMIGMADLLLETNLEEEQRSYTEILRSSSYSLLQILNDILDFSKMEAGKMPLQSESFDLREMLEGIIDLFTPKAEEKKLALRWWADTSVPDIVTTDPSRLRQIIVNLVGNALKFTDQGSVTLSVKNIPLPASPEYLLEFSVRDTGVGIADSKLNLLFQSFSQLHPSINRKYGGTGLGLAICKQLVELMGGTIFVESEENRGSIFRFMLPFVKEEVEAEVYQP
- a CDS encoding ABC transporter permease, whose protein sequence is MLKLIRLELRKNKFNFLKSVLIADLAILGFMVLIAFTSLNEGEFSTYTDLFDGVFVFVKATFIIFASVLISKLVIDEYKNNTITVLFMYPVPRKMLLAAKLIIVFLFTFLSIFLSDAVISGILTGIDYFVPDVIQGTLTQELITTQLMKAGTDALYAAGIALIPLYFGMRRKSVPATIVSAVLIVMLISSGFGNGGFRMGNLIWISLSLALVGVGIAYLSIRNIEHQDVA
- a CDS encoding AraC family transcriptional regulator, coding for MEWLIRMKNALDYMESRMTGPLRIEEIAAVAYVSPFHFQRMFSMLTGVTVADYIRKRRLTLAAQELAISNIRVLDVALKYGYDSPESFAKAFRKAHGLTPSAAREPGVQLKAFPRLSFHLSLKGDQEMDYKIVNKEAFTVIGKSMEVTTKDGENFRRIPQFWDECNDDGTSDKLIEFGLREEWLGICMCMDMQKEMLTYWIAVESPPGADPQGYETAVVPAATWAVFKSVGAMPDAIQGVWQRIFQEWFPGTGYEHTGGPEFELYPPGDTSAGDYVCEIWIPVMKK
- a CDS encoding DUF4362 domain-containing protein, encoding MNVTPDSKLLCKLRIMVVLFRSLARAALPALLLLVLATGCSLFDRGGSSAISHKIDEEKDVISSNGNGVSNLDKLDSFMERGSGSQRIVQYTIEGDPIFIELRYKGGRLELDYDTTEDAFGSREVKTYSCSELVRTEEKHQLRYSLKGCEGDMGDGDLLIVSFDLSSQDKFEFVLKYGFNHRNEINTVNQSLVKDMLNGTASEISDFSLPQADRQSIYRKLVLANYLVEKQLSTSCNLKPYESYDLTVMINSAERHYAWSECDTGRDGKTMTEAADYIIGLVEAGDSYLQLPAATGGVK
- a CDS encoding response regulator transcription factor yields the protein MLQRVLLIEDDEAISEMVGSYLTKEGYEVETAFDGEVAVKKFLGGPPYDLVLLDLMLPKRSGTDVLQMIRSGSLVPVLIMSAKDSDVDKALGLGFGADDYITKPFSMIELAARVKAAIRRAGYAAQGSQAAAGNLTQTGEEPKPPKSKVIELQGLTVDLDNFSARKNGEEVKLTAKEFHILKLFVSSPGRVFTKAQIYSLVWEDDYFGDENVINVHMRRLREKIEDDPSHPEYIRTLWGIGYKLGDMQQ